The Salminus brasiliensis chromosome 3, fSalBra1.hap2, whole genome shotgun sequence genome contains a region encoding:
- the nhsl3 gene encoding NHS-like protein 3: MSRSSSMGDLVPRDITEVLALQSKVNKGKKKRGSSLGRAFSWFKGNKQKRSVSNGQSRSASLAGRTGECATIRQGQTNHESSKVGQKQDEQKKLTVHYTASQHYQENVFIEGSRPKYLEDLHTEAQEGLKILQQEEHNNGMDLKDDQTVSTDTPQEKDASCQESDGRLDFDNTADHSSHITSVSSRPAVSSRPVLTRQGSTFKPLNTVKRLDKTRKRTRRTTIMGIPQQVQRELCMGRGVLLQQVIPNGDDPAGTVIIPTIDGGAPLTNHEGAHVHLQDIEALQASREEQLLRHHIQAVYRDDLLLNCKLGSRTSPMQRPKSLAVPGMTTSSSFLQEQGPVMSISPQATYLSTIIPNAVLPAAIDVIEIDRSRSRRSVRTVSKSSLASASPGSSRSGGGTHDAPPSYSSKRSYSQSSETIVSNSSTVSLKGNAVPSHAADRMKEELNHEEQISVKSSSSWLSSSTKAASLKLEQGEPTDAGESIRNSQFSRSLSIMKAKLPPAPPRRTYSLHQEKLKQRSRELDDKKNELQSNGEPMNGGETSKKQPALSNHENISTNSTVTAFLDDSHLSLTFSPHSPDQDSTDAQTGSGNSSPQNKFERTMSPSSGYSSQSGTPTHSSKDLYPTSPAKHKKKPPKPERTGPRTSPVVSVSSSTNSLSSAATDPAPLSSQTHTTQSQPPKVCPTVTAVTNKATPAPTGSALRELFNIPPPPKVKAPCPPPPETWAHNKHTVNLLCGPSPCPNRIYGLQKQHKDSILIKNQDTTNHTGQTSLEKHISVEMKNTEPHTEDKEVTIEVKNEKSMIVLLDETPAKGHTESSVMHEKEEESCPERETVSCVIKKQEEKMSEDLKTEQESAVTSEKVLSGNVNQKVQQNYELNTCDLQDSDTSTPKLEKTDTDDQDFNAKHWTDKEIPAHRPKENLVKASRVIGKSPPPSPPPAHHPPPPPSKKSPASSVSTPLTQEELQPDNDKEYPVLECSWPPPPPPMDESADLVFEGQDEVDFPPPPPLLMQELLSDMSENCNLELSRQGDTMATEDSSHVPDVRNPVEHDLSKTMPEKTRKEQPTVVNALINGPEVSEDKSFDQSPVKPLSSEDGSQASQSQAVPLEPEDLSPSPHNDQPNPSLISVNHLSQQAMSETPALTTDVPVAPPLPTEEQSTLNFRRQPSLTSKDNRRDKELLPRHKSAPIPKEDANIPLVTPSLLQMVRLRSVNVEDQVNTPSQDEKPNTEETPGQDQVVVSQVTPQKPIRKSCLKSTQPSVKSSPAAALGPSMRLQEAIRMKTAAMSSSGVPARLNLRSTTSITNSNDTVPVPSPKTSDSCDLLKSPASTASFIFSKSTKKVVIETPTSPELQATLKQSLAAELMQISDQAKSLEAKKHVKVPPPVAKKPAHATNPFEKLGTGTALTSENSSSKPNDEVENGQIETVQPAGQRAQSPGTKMPASTTETARILEVS; this comes from the exons ttGGCCAAAAGCAAGATGAGCAGAAGAAGCTGACAGTGCATTACACAGCCTCTCAACACTACCAGGAGAATGTGTTCATTGAGGGCAGCAGGCCAAAGTACCTGGAAGACCTGCACACTGAAGCCCAAGAAGGACTTAAGATTCTACAACAGGAGG AGCACAACAATGGAATGGACCTTAAGGACGACCAGACTGTT TCCACAGATACTCCGCAGGAAAAAGATGCCAGTTGCCAGGAAAGCGATGGACGTTTGGATTTCGACAACACAGCTGACCACTCGTCACACATCACATCAGTGTCCAGTAGACCTGCAGTGTCCTCACGTCCTGTGCTTACACGTCAAG GTTCAACATTTAAGCCCTTGAACACTGTGAAGAGGCTGGACAAGACCAGAAAAAGAACCAGAAGAACAACCATTATGGGCATCCCACAGCAGGTTCAGAGAGAGCTAT GTATGGGGAGAGGAGTTCTACTGCAACAGGTTATCCCAAATGGTGATGATCCGGCTGGAACAGTTATAATCCCAACAATTGATGGTGGGGCACCACTAACAAATCACGAGGGAGCACATGTACACTTGCAAGACATTGAAGCCCTTCAAGCCTCCAGAGAGGAGCAACTTCTCAGGCACCACATACAGGCCGTGTACAGAGATGACTTGCTCCTAAACTGCAAACTTGGGTCCCGGACGTCACCTATGCAGAGGCCCAAGTCCCTTGCTGTACCAGGAATGACcacttcctcctccttcttgcAGGAACAAGGTCCTGTGATGTCCATCTCTCCACAGGCCACATATTTATCCACAATCATCCCTAATGCAGTTCTGCCCGCTGCAATAGATGTTATAGAAATTGACAGAAGTCGCAGCAGGCGCAGTGTACGTACAGTTAGCAAGAGCAGCTTAGCGTCAGCAAGTCCAGGTTCCTCACGTTCAGGAGGTGGTACCCATGATGCACCACCTTCTTATAGCTCTAAACGGAGCTATTCACAATCATCTGAGACTATTGTGTCAAACTCCTCAACAGTTTCCTTAAAAGGAAATGCTGTACCCTCACATGCAGCAGACAGAATGAAGGAAGAGTTAAACCATGAGGAACAAATAAGTGTTAAAAGCTCATCCAGCTGGTTAAGTTCAAGCACCAAAGCAGCAAGCCTTAAATTGGAGCAGGGGGAACCCACTGATGCTGGAGAAAGTATCCgaaacagtcagttctctcgTAGTCTTTCTATAATGAAGGCTAAACTACCACCAGCACCGCCAAGGAGGACCTACTCTTTGCACCAGGAAAAGCTTAAGCAAAGGTCAAGAGaactggatgacaaaaagaatgAGTTGCAATCCAATGGTGAGCCAATGAATGGAGGTGAAACTTCTAAAAAACAACCTGCATTATCAAACCATGAAAACATCTCTACTAATTCTACAGTCACAGCATTTTTGGATGACTCTCACTTATCTCTGACCTTCAGTCCACACAGTCCTGATCAAGATTCCACTGATGCTCAAACAGGATCAGGTAACTCATCCCCACAGAATAAATTTGAAAGGACAATGTCACCTTCAAGCGGATACTCAAGTCAAAGCGGCACGCCAACACATTCCTCTAAAGATCTCTATCCCACCTCTCCTGCAAAGCACAAGAAAAAGCCTCCCAAACCAGAGAGGACAGGTCCACGGACATCTCCTGTGGTGTCAGTCTCATCATCGACAAACTCTCTTTCATCAGCTGCAACAGATCCAGCTCCTCTGTCTTCTCAAACTCATACCACTCAGTCACAGCCACCAAAGGTTTGTCCAACTGTCACAGCAGTGACAAACAAGGCGACTCCTGCACCCACAGGGTCAGCCCTCAGGGAGTTGTTTAACATTCCACCTCCACCCAAGGTAAAGGCTCCGTGTCCCCCACCCCCTGAAACCTGGGCACACAATAAACATACAGTTAACCTTTTATGTGGCCCAAGTCCATGTCCCAACAGGATATATGGGCTTCAGAAACAACACAAAGACTCTATACTAATAAAAAATCAGGACACAACAAATCACACTGGCCAAACCTCTTTAGAAAAACATATATCAGTAGAAATGAAAAACACTGAGCCCCATACAGAGGATAAAGAGGTCACCATTGAGGTAAAGAATGAAAAGTCCATGATTGTGCTTCTGGATGAGACTCCAGCTAAAGGGCATACAGAAAGTTCAGTAATgcatgaaaaagaagaagaaagttgTCCTGAGAGGGAAACTGTAAGTTGTGTGATCAAGAAACAAGAGGAGAAGATGTCTGAAGACCTAAAGACCGAGCAGGAAAGTGCGGTAACTTCAGAAAAAGTGCTGTCTGGTAATGTTAATCAAAAAGTGCAGCAGAATTATGAGCTTAACACTTGTGATCTGCAGGACAGTGACACTTCAACCCCAAAGTTGGAGAAAACAGACACAGACGACCAGGACTTTAATGCAAAACACTGGACTGACAAGGAGATTCCAGCTCATAGACCCAAAGAGAATCTTGTAAAGGCCTCTAGAGTCATTGGCAAATCTCCACCTCCCTCTCCACCTCCTGCACACCATCCTCCGCCACCTCCCTCTAAAAAGTCTCCAGCCTCCTCAGTGTCCACACCTTTGACCCAAGAAGAACTTCAACCTGATAACGACAAAGAATACCCAGTGCTGGAGTGTTCTTGGCCTCCACCACCGCCACCTATGGATGAGTCAGCTGACTTGGTATTTGAGGGACAGGATGAGGTAGACTTtcccccacctccaccactgTTGATGCAGGAATTACTCTCAGACATGTCTGAGAATTGCAATTTGGAATTATCTAGACAGGGAGACACTATGGCTACAGAGGACTCATCTCATGTGCCAGACGTACGCAATCCAGTAGAGCATGATCTGAGCAAAACAATGCCGGAGAAAACCCGTAAGGAACAACCAACCGTTGTTAATGCACTCATAAATGGTCCGGAGGTGTCAGAAGACAAATCATTTGatcagtcacctgtcaaaccaCTGTCCTCTGAGGATGGTTCTCAGGCTTCTCAATCACAGGCTGTACCTCTCGAGCCTGAGGATCTCTCTCCTTCACCTCACAATGATCAACCAAATCCATCACTTATATCGGTTAATCATTTATCACAGCAAGCAATGTCTGAAACTCCAGCACTCACTACTGATGTGCCTGTTGCACCACCTCTTCCAACAGAGGAGCAGTCTACTCTTAATTTTAGAAGACAACCGAGTCTAACAAGCAAAGACAACCGGAGAGACAAAGAACTTCTGCCCAGGCATAAAAGTGCACCCATTCCAAAAGAAGATGCAAACATCCCCCTTGTGACACCTTCCTTACTTCAGATGGTGCGCCTACGCTCAGTAAATGTTGAAGACCAAGTTAACACACCCTCACAGGATGAAAAACCTAATACAGAGGAGACCCCGGGTCAGGATCAGGTTGTAGTTAGTCAGGTAACTCCACAAAAACCCATCCGTAAGTCCTGCTTAAAATCCACACAACCATCAGTGAAGTCATCCCCAGCTGCCGCCCTAGGTCCTTCCATGCGCCTTCAAGAGGCTATACGCATGAAGACAGCTGCAATGTCTTCCAGTGGAGTCCCAGCAAGGCTCAATCTCCGCTCGACAACCTCCATCACCAACAGCAATGACACTGTGCCTGTGCCATCCCCTAAAACATCAGATAGTTGTGACCTGCTAAAATCCCCTGCCTCTACAGCCAGTTTCATTTTCTCCAAGAGTACAAAGAAAGTCGTCATTGAGACGCCTACATCTCCAGAACTTCAGGCTACCCTTAAACAAAGCCTTGCAGCTGAGCTCATGCAGATTTCTGATCAGGCCAAGTCACTGGAAGCAAAAAAGCATGTCAAGGTGCCACCACCTGTTGCTAAGAAACCGGCTCATGCCACGAATCCAT